The sequence CGGTAGCCTCCCGGTTCGGCCTTCTATTCATGGAGGATGACGGCGACTCCACGGAGGAAAGCCCCAGGACGCAAGACATTGAGGACGAGAACTCCACCATGGGGAAAAGCAGCAGGATGCATGCCACGGTGGAAAGCCTCGCGGTACACAGGCTTCCAGAATCCCCCCCAGTTTTCCATGACAGAAGTGTGTAATCTTTTGGTGGTATATGATCAATGTGGAATGCTTTGAATTGCCGCAGATGAAGGAGGATGGAGGGTACGTGGACACCTTGATGAGGGTGTCACTCAAGTTGGTCTGCGAGGAACACCCCTCTGAGATTCGGCGGCATGGCTTGGAGATACTTCTAGTTACTATCTGCTACATTGCTATTCAATATGTGATGCTTATGCTTCTTAATTATAACTCGAATATTCCTTTTGAGATGAATTATCACTTGAATATGATATAGGGTGCTTATGCTTTCTTAAATATTATGCGCCAAACATGTAAGTAGTATTATATTAGATCATGATAGGCAATAGCCTCGTGTAGTCCTGTAGGATTGTGGGTATATCTCCTCTTACTATCTTCATGGATCCAGCAGGGGAATAATGATGTATCTTAATTTATTTTCGTGCCTCTGCTGAAACATATACTCTTACAGATCCAAATTCACCAAACAAATTTAGTAGCTGTGATGGTCTGTGATTGGCGACTTGGTCTCATAGAAGTTCTAATGTTATTCCGCTATGCGTATTCAACTTTGTTAAGGTTGTATTAGCTTAGTTATCTAGTTTTGCTGCCAACTGAAAGTTTGGCTGATGGTTTTCAACATCTGGTCAAATGGACAATGAGTATAAGGCAAGGCGCAGTGCGCCAGTACCATTGTACATTTTAGTTCTGTTGCTTGTTCCCAGCATCATTCAGAtatgtgattttttaattttacacTGGGAGCGTGATACgttgttaatatttttcttcGCTTCTGTAATCTGTACTTAAATTCTTTAATTATAATCATCATCTTGATACTGTATTAGTATGCCATGATTACCAACATTGTAAATTACTTCTCCTAAGGAAGTCATCGGATGTTATTTCACTATATGAATGCGACATGTAGTTTTGCAAAGCTGAAGTCATAGAAACTTGAACATATGCAATTACTGTTTGTTAGATCATATTTCTAGGATTTGTTTCATATATTTAGCTTTGAGTGTATGTAAAGTGAATTTCATAAAAACAACTGAAATTAACCTGGACGAATATGCCAAACAAACTGAATGCCCTCCCATGTACATTGATAATTTATGATGATTAGGGTTGTAATGCTCTCTGTAGGCACATTGTCCAGTTCCATGTATCATTGCTAGATCCGCCTTTTCATTTGACTTGTAGGATCAGCATAGCGTCTGTAGTTCTATCTGTGATCCTAAATTAAATCTTTTTTCTAACTTCCTTTTATCTCTCTTCCCATCTCAATTTCTCATGATATACTAGACTGCTGTACTAAATTTAACCTTCTCACTTTATCATAATCTATGTCACACATAATATGGCTGCCTTGTCGTTTTTGCAATATTCTTACATTCATGTACTTTGTGCATACGATAATGGCATTCATTTGACGCATTTACTAAGTAGATTTTGTTGTTGTATTTGCAGCACTTATTGAGATTTAGGTGGAAAGAAATTAGCATCTCAGAGTGCGGTAATTGTGTGGATATTCTTAAGTTAGCAGAAAAGTTGCCTGAACCTTCTACCAAATTGGCTTCGAAGAGAGCAGCTGCTACTTTAGTGGCAGAGGTACTGTTTAACTTAATTATTGTTTGAAttttcttttaatataatatgTATGTACAGATTCTCCACTGTTGATTTTTTCATCATGATGTCATGTTGCAGATAGCTTGGAGCCATGGGGTTTCTTTGCTGCGTGATTTAATTCTGCGCTTGGTATCTCTGTTTGAAGAAGGTGCATGTGAGGTAACTTTCCGCACTGTTAAGTGCCAGTTCATTTAGCGCAGAGATGGATTTAGTAACTTCTGTTTTGCTGTATAATTTTTTAGGATGAGTTAGTTTGCTTCATTCTAAGATCAATTTCAAATGTTGGAATTACCCGTAATGcacacatcgaaggtaatataccttattttcattttgttttctaTGGTTGTTTTAAAAGTAAAGTGTACTGTAATAACTTGCACAGTTGTGTCACTCGGATAGATGAACTTGTGCACTGCATTTTTTGGCCTCTTTATATTTAGGGAAAATTCAGTATATGCCACTCTAAAGGTTGACACTCTCAAAATGCCACCCTAAAGAATGTAATTGTTCTAATGCTACTCAAAAGAGATGCAATGCTATTGTTGCCACTTTGAGCCCTTTTTAGCCATTTCCAATGTAGATCCATACATTGTTTGATGGTTTTGCCCCTGTAtgctgctctcttctccccCCTTCTTCCTACACGAGCAGTATGTGGCTGGACCGAGCTCAAGGACAAGATGGAGTCCTTGGCAAGCAGCTCATGCCCCTATAGTACGCAATGATCAATTTTCTTTGTCCTTCCTCTTGTTTTTGTTCCAAGCTCGCCATGGTAACCAGTGGTGGACCTGGTCAATGCGGTGAGCTCAGGATATTCAACGCTTGGGGTTGCTACTTCTGTTTTGTTTCTTCTTAATTTCTTCCaatttgtatgtatgtattagCAGGGTATGAATCCAAAACAGTTTTTTCTACCTAACGAATACATGAATCAAATTGAGTTGTACTTTTCTATTGAATGGACCCGGTTGCAATTTAATTGCCCTATCTCCCCAGTTTTGCTTCCTAAGCTTCTTGTTACCACACTTTCCTAACTCTCGGGCAGCCATGGATGGATGTATCGAATTTTCTCCGGTGAGCCCAAGATCTTCAAGGTGTTAGTGTTTGACGGGAACATGAGTTTCGTGTCGACAAGATGGACTTTTGGTTGCAGCGAACTTGTAAAAGGTGCTCAGAGCGCAAATGTCATGGACAATGGCCTAGGGTGGCGCTGTGGTCGGTGAGGTGGGAAAAAcaggagaggaaagaagaatGGATCAGGGGCAAAAATGGCAACATAGGTGGGGCAAAAAGCCAAATATTATTATGTCATTGCACTTCTTTTGAGTGGCATTAGAATAATTACAATATTTCGAGTGACATTTTGGAGAGTGTTAACCTTTGGTGTGGCATGTATCCAATCAAGGAACATCCAAACACAGCCAACTTAGCAATTTGTGATGACATGAAACATTAACCCCATTCGTGCTGCGGGTTGACCACATACTTGCCCAATGAGTTGATTGGTAAGCTTGTAAACTTTGTCCCGTGACCCTTGAAAACTTTCTTCAAATTCAATTCCCTGTTTATTCACATGAAAGTTAGTGATTCATATTGGGTTAGAGTAGCATGTCATATCTCTAACTACAATCAATTTTCAATCAGTACTGACCCACTCATACAAGTTTAAATATCTAGAAATGTAGCTATCAATTTATGTATACAAGTGACAACCACACAAGTTCAGTGACCTACTGTGTACTTCACTCTTGTTTTAAGTACCAAACTAAATTTCTCTCATTAATCAGCAGGTGATCGAGGTGAAATGCTTGTACATGGTCTAGGTGAATTTCTTCCACAAATTTTGCCACTCCTTTGTTCTGTAAGTTCTTAATTACTGATTTATCACTCTCTTTTTCAGAGTTATCTTTGAATGTATATTGATTTTTTGAGAAAACTTAGTATTTGTCGCCCTGTAATTTTGCTAAAGTGTTGTTCCATGTGTTTTTTCAGCTTATTGTCAGCCTAGAATAATTTCCATTAATTATTTGGCAGATCTACAACGTTTAGTTAAAATTCCTATCTTATAACTGTACATTTTAGCTCCTTCAGGTTATAAAGTTGGGTTTGTCATTATGTCATGCCATATTAGTTATTTGTATAAAGTAAGGTAAACATAACAAACTAGAGCTTATTTATGTCATGGTGAACTCTTGATTCATTTAATTTTGGTTCATGTTAATAAGTAGAACAAATTGCATGATCATGTTGAAATTACTTTGGCTCTACCTAACTAGCACTGTAGTTATAAATGTAATATTAGAATTGCCTTGCGAAATAATTTTTAATGGTGGCATGGAGGTGGCCCAAAAAATATACTGGCGTTCTACTAGAGCACAGACTGTAGGGTGACATGTACTGTATATTTGATTCTTATTGTGAACTGATGATTTGATGTCCCATTTCAGTTGCTTGATAAACATACTCGAGCTGCTTTTAGTGAACAGTCAAACCAAGACATGGAGGTAGCTAATCAACATGAATGTACCGTGAAAGCTGCCTTAGATGCTGCTCATGCTTATACGGAGTGGGCACCTGTGACCGATCTGGCAAAATATGGTTTAATTAAGAGGTTAGTTACTGAAACTTGTTAAAACCTGAACTACTTTTTGATGTTTTTCATCTTAATACTAAGCACGAGACCTTGTTTGACAGATGTGGATCACTACTCTGTAGCAATATTTTCCGCACCCACGCATTGCAGTTCTTTAAATCTATATGTCTGAGGTACGTTTTACTTGGTGTCTTCTATGTGCTTCTGCCTTCTCTAACGTGCTTCCTTTTTTGCATTTCCCCAGCAAAAGACCTGTTGGAATTGCAGTTGCAGAATATGATGTTGCAGTGAGCAATGTGTTCCCTATATTGGCGAACATTTCAGATGATTCTTTGAAGTTTATTGAACCAGAGCTGCATTGTTTGAAAGCTTCGTGCCCTTCTTTGGGATATCATACAGTACATGCCAAAACTGTGGATAAACTCATTGAACTGCTGGAATCAGTTCCTGCAACATGTCAGGTGAATTTTGGATGCTTTTGTTCTGTCAGAagtaatatattatatatgagccccccacaaaaaaaaaagattgagcAACACATAGTCAAATTCTAAGGATGTTTAGAGTATAGagattatacaactagattcatatttAGAAATTCTTTCACGCTACACTGGTTTTGTAGctgtaaaaaatatattatgtgaGAGAACAATGGTGAAAACCTAATTTTGAAGACCAGGACAAAGTAAAATACGCCTTGTCTACTTGGTTGGAGGGAGTAATATGGATCAGTTCATACCAAGTACATTTATTTTAGCCACTACTAAGTTAGCATTGACCATCAATTTTGAACAGGATCCTTCAAAATCTCACAGTGGTAGACTGCTCGCATGCTCATCACAAGTTCACGTATCTCAAGTTGTTGATAAGATTTCTTGTCCATCAATCATGAAGGTAAGGTTCTCAATTTTCTGATTAGATGAGCGATCCATGCCCGGTTGAATATtcagaaataaaaaattgaatgtcaaagtttattttctcaaaagCTATATATTGTGTAGTAAATGTGACATAGTAGTTCGCGGGTTAGTGGATGATGGTTTCTGTTCGAATTATTCAGAGCTCATAAATTGATTgtactacaacaacaacaacaacaaagcctttgtcccaagcaagttggggtaggctaaaGATGAAatccacaagatccaactaaaaagatgatgagaaaacaataatgataatagtTTGTCACTGTTTATTTTTCTGCAAAAGCTATATCGTGTAGAAAATGTGACATAATAGTTTGTGCACAAGCGGATGATGATTTCTGGTGGCTAAGTTGGGTAGTCTCATATTTTGTTTGCAGATTACATTATTTCAATCTAATTTTGATATGTATCTGCTGGAGTCCCATGGAGCTCAACATATTTGACTATTTCAAGCATTTTCAAAAAATGAGTTCAGCTAACTTTTATTTATGGTCGTGTCAGGATGATAGTGGTGTCTCTGCTTGCATTGCCGGCTATTCGAAGGAGTTTAATGAGTATGTTGGTCCAAGAAAACCGGTAAGCCGAATCATTGTTGCATAATTTGCATTCCATGTGTTGTGGTTGTGACTTCACATGAGGAtgtttttttcattattttaaCAGAATTCCACATTATATTTACGATGTTTTGAATAATTACAGCTTAAACTTCCCAATTAATATCCTGCTTGTCAGGCTAGGCCTGGTCCGGCAATTTGACCACAAAAACCAAATCCGAGGCCTTGGCCAGGCCGGGTCTCATCCTTGTACCGGTCTTGCAACTGCAATACCCGTTTTGAACTGGAGAAACCTGTCTTGAACGAACTGGTTTCAGAGTGAAATGGTATATATGAACCAAATGACCAGCTCCTGCTTAGAACATTGTGAAAATAGAAGACAATGTGTGGCGTGCATGACCGAACCAAGTGAACTTGTTAGTTTATTGTGTATTGTATTGCACAAACTTATTTGAGAGTGCTAACGTGTGGTTCGACTGGTGACCCCACCGGTTTCAATCAGTGACCCACTGACCCGAGACCTTGACTTGGGTCGAGGACCGGCCAGGTCTAATAACTATGATTAATAGTACAAATTCCAAAAGAAACACAATGCAACTTATCCAGTTCATCTGAGCTGAATGATGGTTATGCTGttaattatgtgcatgcattaGATCTTTACAGTATTTATGTGACATGTACTGCTCTGCTGAAACTATTTAATGGTTGACAAAACTGGATCATCCATGTATTAAAGACTTATTGTGCAATAAGTTCCAAACATCTTGGTTTGTTTGGACCTAACCGCATGTATAAATCACTTATGCAAGTGTAGGGACCTTTCTTTGAACAAGGATTTAGAAATTTAAGTGTTGAGTTCCAAAGTTCATAGACCTAAGGAAACATATATGCATTATGCAATCTTGAGAACCTGTGATGCAATTTGCTCCTTTTAGTGTTTAAGCTGGCAGATATATTTGAGTGTCAATCTGCACATCATTACTCATATACAAAGGagttggtggtggtgatggttgGTTCTACCATCCCTGATCTTCTGCGGTTGAACCTATGTAGATATTTGTGTATTATTTGCAGTGTCTTTTGTGAATGACTGTGTCGTGTACTTATATGTATACAATATGCACGTAGTTGTTTAATCTGGTGTGAATTATGTATGCGATGGAGTACGCTATATTTGGGGATTCCTAATCACTTATTTGAGATCCACTGCAGCCCATGAGCAATGTACTAGTTCATAGTAATATCCATATAGCTATTCCTTTTCTAATGTGTTATTCTTATTGTCCAGGATATTAATGAAGAAGCGGGTAGTCTCCTCGTTGAAGAGCATAAAATTCTCTCTGAAGCTTTCACTTTTGTAGTGTCCTGTCCACGGTACTTGACAGTAAGATCATATATGCTTCACTGCTTGTTTCTAAGTTTTTGCTTACCTTTATATTTTGTTACAGAATTCAAAACGACACAGAATTGCTTTCTTGTATACTTCTTCCTCTGTCAAAAATCTGGAGTCAACCAGAGTGGGAGACAAACCTATTGCATTATTTTTGTGATTCTCAGTTCAGGACGTCTGTCCATAATGTTGCTGTATATTTTAAGGAAGAGCTCAAAAAGTGCATGTCAGAAAAATCTAATGGAATAGGCCAAAAGGGGAAGTCAAACTATTCAAGTTTGATAACTCTTCTGCCATTGATACTTCCCCAACTCTTAAAGGTAAAAGGCCTACACATCTATGTTTTATTAAATTGAGACTATGAAGGCATACTAGAAGAATTTTGTTATTTCTAGCTGTTTCATGTTTATTACAACTGTGTTTTTTTCCAGCTGCTTCAATATGTACATTCACTCTGGACGGATGAAGTTGTTTCTATCATATCAGAAGAACTTGAAGGAGCTAAATTTATTATGTGCTCTGTGGATTCTTCTGATCTAGAAAACGATATAAGAGTGTGGCTACAAAATATCCGCAAAACTGGGTATGTTGCTGCTTGTAGTATTTAGAGTATCTTAATGCAAAGTAGCTTCAAATCATACATTCAAGGTAGATAGCATGCAGTGTTTTCCTAGACGCTAAACGCAATCTAGTCGGTCACCCGCAGTCTAGCGTCTAAACGGTTTAAACGACCGCCCAGACGATTTAAACGTTATGTACTGTAGCAGCAAAAATATGCAACAAAATGGCTATGTGCTAGACATTTTCCAAGTGAGAATGTGAGATTCGTGGCATACCTTATAGAGGCTGAAATGCAGCTTCATTACTTCATTCAATCTTCTATTGTGTTCTCCAATCAATCCAATAATTATcataacaatttgaattgcctaCAAAAGACTATGGCAAATATCAGTAAGACACTACGATTTCAGTCCAAAATTAATTTACCAAACCAATTTTTTGCTCAGTTGCGCCCTGCTGCCGCTCGCCATTGACGAAACGGTCACCTAGACACGTGCGCAGCCGTTTAAACGTGTTCAGCTCGTAAACCGTTTTTGACCGTCTAAACGCGTCTAGCGTTTAATTCAGCGTTTAGGCCCTAAACTGCACGCAAACCCGCCGTTTAGCATCTAAACGCTTGTCTAAACGCGTTTAGGCGAACACTGATAGCATGCCACATTAGTTGAAATTATTATCCAAAACCCCCACTCCCAATGTTTAGTAGCTTAAGAATGGATCCTTAAAACCTAAATTGCATCGGCACCTCCAACTCCAATGCATAGTAGTTCCAGGTTAGACCAAATTTTGTGGGGGAAGGAACTATGTCTCTCTCCAATGCAGTTGTAATGGATAGCTCCATGTTGGGCCCAAGTCCTCACAAAAATTAGTTGTAGCTACCGTGGCCTCATGAGCCTATCCTTCTTTGAAACTACTGTCCCCACCAATGTGGCATCTCTCTCCTTGGATGGCAGAGCTACTGTCCCCAGTGGAGCACTGGATATATCTGTAGGTATTTAGGTGAAAATATTTCATTTGTGTTTCTTATAAAGATCTGTCTTATTTTCTATAGATTACTGAATATAATACGTAGAAGAAAAAACATTGTAACTCTGTCAATCATCCAAATTCTAGAGCTCTCTCCCAATTGGTCTTGTTCCTGTATTTGCTTTCGTATGTTGCGTGTTTTCTGTAGGTAGctccaaaaaatatttaatcaatgttaatatttttctcaaTTGTGAACTTTTCTGGTAATGATTTAGTGAAATCATCTCACGCTTAAAAGCATAGTCACATACTGCACAATATGTTTGCCAATAATTTTGCCATTTAAAAATGTTATCCATTTATGAAGATCATTGGAGGAATGAGTTCAAGCTGTAACACTTGTTTCGTGATGTAATGAGAAATAGCTGTAACACTTGTTTCGTGATGTAATGAGAAATGATTGTTGTGTTACCAATAATTTTGATTTAAGATGTTACCCATTGATGAAGTTCATTGGAGGGATGAGTGAAAGCTGCAACACTTGTTTTGAGATGTAATGAGAAATGATTGGTGTGTTGATGCTGATTCCTATCTATAGCTTATTCTTAAATTTTCTATTGGATTTCATCCTAGTATTTTGCTAAAATGGTGGGTGCTGATGTGCTTTCAATTTCTGAGGAAAGCTTCTAGGAAGTTTAGGGTAATGGGGGTACTTTACTTGTCTATGATATTTGTAATTACTTTCTAATTCTTTGTGTTTATATGTATGTTGATTAATTACATTCTGTAGGTACAAGGTCATAGGTAAGTGTTCATATCTTGAGGGGGCACTTCATAATTTGTTGGATAGCACATTTGTTTGTGGCGCCTTAATGAAGGATCTTGAATCAATGGAGTTTCGTCATCTGACTTGGCTTATCAAGTATACCATTGTTCCATTGGTGAAAAATTGTCCTTCTGAACTTTGGACAAAGTGGATAGATATGCTTCTACAGCCGGTGTTTCACTACTTTGACTATACACTGCATCGCTCGTGGTGCTATCTCTTGTACCATGACATGGTGCAGGTTCCTGATAATTTTGGTGATACTTCTGTCTCAAAAGAAGAGGTTGAGAAATTAGGAAAGGATCTTCTTTTCAAGTTGACTCGTGAAGCATCTGATTTGCTTGCTGCAATGGCTTTGCCAGAATTAAATGGCAGGACAGCACATGAATACCAACGTATTATCCGCACAGCAGCAACATCTGTGGATTTGGCTTTTTCAAGCTCCCTTGTTAGGTAATATGGATCAACTGTAGCTTACTACTTTGATTCTATAATTTGAGTtgctttttttatttatgttattGTATTTTAGAAGAACAAAATCAAAGATGTTATTTCACCTGTAGGTATCTTCTATACCATGATGGCCTTAATCATTCAATATTAAGGTTAACCACTTACATTTTTGGCCATTGGACGGATGGTGTAGCAAGGATCAGGGCTGTGCCATTTTGTCGTAGTTTGATCCAATTTGCTAATGTGATGCACAATGACGAAGTTATATCTGTTGTTAAAGATGATATAATTCGAAATGTTATCCAATGCTTAGCCCTCGAGAAGATTTCAGACAATAACAGTGAAGTTCTTACTGATCTTTGTCGAGATGCATACTGCTGTTTTCAAAATCAGGTATTTCATTAATATGACTTTCTTGTACTCTCTCCATTTTAGGACTTGCCGTTATTGGATATTTGTCTTGATATATGTGAATTCAGTCCTTTCTGAAACGATGCTGTAGGAGGGTAACCATTGGCATACTGCGATATTAACAGCTCCCCTATTTGACATCAGTTAGTTTTTAACCTTTTTTAAAGGCGAAGAGGAACTCTTGAACTTGAGCATGTGTTTGTTTCAGGGATTAGTAGGGGAAGAAATATTTGACAAATGGTTGTCAATGCAAAAAACGGTGGCTCGGTATAAAAATGCATCTATTGATGAATTTGAAGAAATTGTGTGGATTTGGGAGGTacttaacccccccccccctctggaTATATCTGATATATTAACTTCGTATGAAGTTTTTTCTTccttatataatttttttttgttccaaTCAGATTGAAGAAGAGTTCATCGGTTATCTTCCTACTTATACTGCCATGTTACACGAAGTGGATGTATTTGGTGATAGCCTGAAGGTAAATGATTTAATGATTTGTTCTTTACCACCCAAAAATTGAATCTATCAAGTGAAGAACTGCACAAGTGAGTTGCAGTCATAATGGGAAAACTGATACTTCTTGCTACTCAATACTTTGGACCTTTTAAACGAGATAGAAGCAACTATTTTATTATTGAACTTTTTTCCTAAAGAAGTATTAGTGATGTAGGAGCTTTGAGCACCTATTCTTAGGAATAGCGACTTTGATGGATTAGGAAAGAGGTTTCCTGCACCCTATATATAGTGACGAGTATGTAGCCTTGTAAGTCAGAAAAGTTTCCTGTAATGGTCCTTAGGATTAGATAATGGGTAGGTGGATGTCTCATGCAGCTGATGCACCAGATTGTTTCTTGGAAAAATTTCAGGCTGCCCCCTAAACTGTGTATGACAGCCATCTAATCAAATGAACTACTATAAAATATGGTATTCTACCTCCTAAAATTTCTAAGAAATATCCTCCAACCCTGGTTTTAGAGGGGATTTTGTCTACGTGCATATGAAGTGGGCTTGTTTTGATGCTGGCATGTAATTCTCCtgatgacaacaacaacaagcCTTGGCCTTGAAGGGTTGGATACTTGAATTTTATCAAGGCCTAGGTCGTTGACGAAGAAGTTGCACCAAAGTAATGTTAAGGGTATAATATTATGGTAATCTTAGTCTAGAGTTTtactcatgtactctatatattgtccCTATGGGCTACCACtaaatacaagttgctattcataacatggtattagagctagattttccCTGAGACACAGTAACtcgtaaaaaaaatctagatctattTCCACCATCGGCTTATCTTCCCTCCGAGCCGACTCCTCTTTCCCCTCCGCCTTTGTTCCCGATCCCAGGACACCCCCCCACCTCCTAGCAGGCCACCGCCTACCTGCGCTCCGAGCATGGCTGGATTAGGACGCCGTCCTCCCCGCCTGAGCGTGCGCCCGTCCGAGCACTATCTCGACTGCCCGCTCGCCCGTCTGCCGCACCAAGCTGCTCCGCCTCCGCGCCGGATCCAGCTGTCACACCGCTGGCTCCTCTGCCTCCCATTCCAGGCCTCGTTCCACGCCGGTGCGACTCGCGCCGCACCAGTCCGCTCTCCCTCGGGCTGCTCTGCCTCCTGCGCCGCCCCTTCCCCCGCCGCTGCTTGAACTCCCTAGCGGTGAACGAGGACTAGATCTGCCCTGAGATGTGTGGATCTGCAGCAGGAGGTTGCCAATGGAGAGCAGGTTGGGGCAAACGCTCTGGCAGACAGTGGGAGCGACCGTGCTGTCACCGGTATTGATTCTGATGTACCCGCTACGGATTCCGAGGTTGACGGCAAGGAGGGCACAAGGGAAGAAAGTGTCGCTGCTACTAATGTCGCTGATTTGGTAGTGCACGAGGTAGCTAGTGTAGAACAGGATGGAGAGGATGTTGTTGTGCTACCTCCTATTGTGGGCTGCTATTCTATTTTGCTGCACGTGTTGGGCTTATCTAATCGATGGTTTATGAGCTTAGTCCTGCTGGTGTGCTGCATGTCGCTACTTGCTAGCTTTTGCTTTGCTGCCGCTAGTGTTGTCCTAGTCGTTGGGTAGTGCTGTTGCTATGCTAGGCTGTGATTTGGTACTACGAGTCCTTTTGTTGGGTGCTCTTGCATCTAGCTTTAGACTTTGTTTTTTCATTGTTGTCTGCTAGTGTCTTAGTCTCGTATTAGAGTCTTTGCAATTCCGCTGCGTCCACCCAAGTTTCGGTTTCTCTTTGAATTCGTCTATGCTGTGCGAGTCCACATATTCTTTCGTCCATTCGTCGATTTGTTTCGTGGTTAGCTAAATTATATCTTTGTTTAGCTAATCCTTTCCCGTCGTTATTGATGCAACTGTGACATCTAGGTTTTTTCGTAGCTTAAGGGAcaacttcttttgttgtcttgctactaATCGTCGTTTTGTTGCGATTCTTGATCAAGAGCattctttgttgtcatcatcacgaTTCTACTCGTGTGCTTAGTATTGCACTTCTTCGGCTTGATTCGACACGATTACCAAGGCGCCACTCTAAGACGGCTTTGAAGAGATAGTTTTTTTTGATGTGTTAGTTtaagtttattacttagtgccacctctttcaaatgcaacgctATTGCATACACCTTGCATTTAAGGGGCGGTGGTggtgttaagggtataatacCCAAGGGTATTATGGTAATCTTCTAGTCTAGGG is a genomic window of Phragmites australis chromosome 24, lpPhrAust1.1, whole genome shotgun sequence containing:
- the LOC133907028 gene encoding protein HASTY 1-like; translated protein: MEDDGDSTEESPRTQDIEDENSTMGKSSRMHATVESLAMKEDGGYVDTLMRVSLKLVCEEHPSEIRRHGLEILLVTICYIAIQYHLLRFRWKEISISECGNCVDILKLAEKLPEPSTKLASKRAAATLVAEIAWSHGVSLLRDLILRLVSLFEEGACEDELVCFILRSISNVGITRNAHIEAGDRGEMLVHGLGEFLPQILPLLCSLLDKHTRAAFSEQSNQDMEVANQHECTVKAALDAAHAYTEWAPVTDLAKYGLIKRCGSLLCSNIFRTHALQFFKSICLSKRPVGIAVAEYDVAVSNVFPILANISDDSLKFIEPELHCLKASCPSLGYHTVHAKTVDKLIELLESVPATCQDPSKSHSGRLLACSSQVHVSQVVDKISCPSIMKDDSGVSACIAGYSKEFNEYVGPRKPDINEEAGSLLVEEHKILSEAFTFVVSCPRIQNDTELLSCILLPLSKIWSQPEWETNLLHYFCDSQFRTSVHNVAVYFKEELKKCMSEKSNGIGQKGKSNYSSLITLLPLILPQLLKLLQYVHSLWTDEVVSIISEELEGAKFIMCSVDSSDLENDIRVWLQNIRKTGYKVIGKCSYLEGALHNLLDSTFVCGALMKDLESMEFRHLTWLIKYTIVPLVKNCPSELWTKWIDMLLQPVFHYFDYTLHRSWCYLLYHDMVQVPDNFGDTSVSKEEVEKLGKDLLFKLTREASDLLAAMALPELNGRTAHEYQRIIRTAATSVDLAFSSSLVRYLLYHDGLNHSILRLTTYIFGHWTDGVARIRAVPFCRSLIQFANVMHNDEVISVVKDDIIRNVIQCLALEKISDNNSEVLTDLCRDAYCCFQNQGLVGEEIFDKWLSMQKTVARYKNASIDEFEEIVWIWEIEEEFIGYLPTYTAMLHEVDVFGDSLKDGHLLRNSPSELMNELVSKHVVGNCTDSYLWTVSSMLSRKLSSVYWKRENEQMFKFLHKLIMFKPYIKDAPQYSGYEPYDESVQELLENDSEEWPMLAGYNRKSALGLFCRILELWEPQFHPLIREGHKDVLIEIASQLTFGEYIDFLQPFQPDSADFLLHLQPYVQNYIDDKNKNSGYDKAKEQAILHREFDVHLASGALDPYVRQISSSKGDFARNILEDDNLCDQFSDLDHDLLKMSLERRAKLLNEQDRLCLYFKCMEIVVANEQLRSGLESLMFELEAEGFFCVDDDSIEWGKKRFSELVDTFDKDVFDGFHLPKYYVVRGIMDLRQMLLKKDRTLEEAFEVVVGGAYHKWMGNLHLFWMDTRYYEHANYDIIKDPIKKVWKKMED